In Archangium violaceum, the following are encoded in one genomic region:
- a CDS encoding HNH endonuclease, whose protein sequence is MFRHILCTLLMVLATTASGGALSPETDSLSASPDVTRFVVEPQPSNEPTVLSGGSKRFTRKQKSQIKQENAQANEGKNHCEQCRVETVPAKKHEKDVTPPLNETHVDHRIPSAKGGPSEVDNGQVLCRDCNLKKGDKVPPGK, encoded by the coding sequence ATGTTCAGACACATTCTTTGCACCCTCCTGATGGTGCTGGCGACCACGGCGTCAGGTGGGGCCCTCAGCCCCGAAACAGACTCCCTTTCTGCAAGCCCGGACGTGACCCGCTTCGTCGTCGAGCCCCAACCCTCGAACGAGCCCACTGTGCTCTCCGGGGGAAGCAAACGGTTCACAAGAAAGCAAAAAAGCCAGATCAAGCAGGAGAACGCCCAGGCGAACGAGGGCAAGAATCATTGTGAGCAATGCCGTGTCGAAACCGTACCTGCCAAGAAGCATGAGAAGGATGTCACTCCTCCACTGAACGAGACCCATGTGGACCACAGAATCCCCAGTGCGAAAGGGGGTCCCAGCGAGGTCGACAACGGCCAGGTACTCTGTCGGGATTGCAATCTCAAGAAGGGCGACAAGGTCCCACCAGGGAAATGA
- a CDS encoding OmpA family protein: MHIPALMRGAAVAALLSCSTAPAQTAASGFELERLELNTGRGSLLAGNGELLVPGGVSAGLVGHYQHLPLVLRNGGERMARVRHRASTVLAGSYGVLPWLEVGAQLPVVLWQQGGDSSHMGLPPLTAHGLGTPVLQARLGLLSLRQEQPVDLSVDLGAGLPVGSPSALARDPGMRFRARVTVGRRWGWLEPALDAGVLLRPSNPLSGTASTNLIPELRLGAGVAVTHKGLRGELAIRSAFSMDTRSPSIEVLGGVRMPLPHGLELFALGGPGLGTAPGTPTARVLLGLGFHTEPPPGLERLTETIPRFRLEPELLASREEAPRQRVMPVPTRELLPAEAPAANTTPLLQGSVLFEPGRAELPGDLSLLQAVLMLLRSRPGESVVVLEGHAGQEGSETADRLLPLKRAQAVRNYLAGQGVPPANLRVRRSEGQVRTPRVEVFVSTVPAPITREVP; this comes from the coding sequence ATGCACATCCCCGCGTTGATGCGAGGCGCTGCCGTGGCGGCCCTCCTGAGTTGCTCGACGGCCCCGGCCCAGACCGCGGCGTCCGGTTTCGAGCTGGAGCGCCTGGAGCTCAATACGGGACGGGGCTCCCTGCTGGCTGGCAATGGCGAGCTGCTGGTCCCCGGTGGCGTGAGCGCGGGGCTGGTCGGACACTACCAGCACCTGCCGCTCGTGCTGCGGAACGGGGGGGAACGCATGGCTCGGGTCCGCCACCGGGCCTCGACCGTGCTGGCGGGCAGCTATGGCGTGCTGCCCTGGCTCGAAGTGGGAGCACAGCTCCCCGTGGTGCTCTGGCAGCAGGGCGGAGATTCCAGCCACATGGGACTGCCGCCCCTGACCGCGCACGGGCTCGGTACACCGGTGCTCCAGGCCCGGCTGGGATTGCTGTCGCTGCGCCAGGAGCAGCCCGTGGATCTCTCGGTGGACCTGGGCGCCGGACTGCCCGTGGGGAGCCCGTCCGCCCTGGCGCGTGACCCGGGAATGCGCTTCCGCGCCCGGGTCACCGTGGGTAGACGGTGGGGATGGCTCGAGCCCGCACTCGACGCGGGCGTGCTGCTGCGGCCTTCCAACCCCCTGTCCGGCACGGCCTCCACGAACCTCATTCCCGAGCTGCGCCTGGGCGCCGGAGTGGCCGTGACGCACAAGGGGCTCCGAGGCGAGCTCGCCATCCGGAGCGCCTTCTCCATGGACACGCGGTCCCCCTCCATCGAGGTGCTGGGAGGCGTGCGGATGCCGCTGCCCCATGGGCTGGAGCTGTTCGCCCTGGGAGGACCCGGCCTGGGCACGGCGCCCGGTACACCCACCGCGCGGGTGCTCCTGGGCCTGGGGTTCCACACGGAGCCTCCTCCCGGCCTGGAGCGGCTCACGGAGACCATTCCCCGGTTCCGCCTGGAGCCGGAGCTCCTCGCTTCCCGGGAGGAAGCGCCCCGCCAGAGGGTGATGCCCGTACCCACCCGGGAGTTGCTCCCCGCCGAGGCTCCTGCCGCGAACACCACTCCCCTCCTCCAGGGCTCGGTGCTCTTCGAGCCGGGGCGCGCGGAGCTGCCCGGAGACCTGAGCCTGTTGCAGGCGGTGCTCATGCTCCTGCGCTCCCGTCCCGGGGAGTCCGTCGTCGTCCTCGAGGGACACGCGGGCCAGGAGGGGAGCGAGACAGCGGATCGCCTGCTGCCGCTCAAGCGCGCGCAGGCCGTCCGGAACTACCTGGCCGGGCAAGGGGTGCCCCCGGCGAACCTGCGGGTGCGGAGGTCCGAGGGACAGGTGCGCACCCCGCGAGTGGAGGTGTTCGTCTCGACCGTGCCGGCGCCCATCACCAGGGAAGTCCCCTAA
- a CDS encoding cytochrome P450, with product MKRAAMPPSTPSPSLPPGPKSRWVLDHVYQHMKDPLSFFVRERERYGDVVTFTMGKHPMVLLSHPDHARHVLVDNAANYAKSPEARRNRRFGRGLFPADGEHWRRQRRMAQPAFSRERLAGLVDTLVDSTRSMLARWEEHARGGEPLELLREMSRITLSQMGRAVLTEDMNETRPRVRDSIRFIMTHDNRDRSLWDLIRIPRPSWRRYTNALAALDEMIYEQIARRRQSPGEWDDMLSLLMAARDVETGEGMSDELLRDEVMNLFVGGHESTATALAWTWYQIHRHPQVEQRMRQEIAEVLGEREPGAQDLPNLRYTTQVFQESMRLLPPAWLVGRVAMGADRIGGWDIPPGTMVGICTYLLHRHPDFWEDVETFDPERFDPERVAKRHRQAYMPFGAGQRLCIGNHLAQMQATVVLAMGLRRFRMEVRDKSALVLKAGLTLRARHGIQVRLESLPARESTARQSVG from the coding sequence GTGAAGAGAGCCGCCATGCCGCCCTCCACGCCGTCTCCCTCGCTGCCTCCCGGCCCGAAGTCCCGCTGGGTGCTGGACCACGTGTACCAGCACATGAAGGATCCGCTCAGCTTCTTCGTGCGGGAGCGGGAGCGGTACGGGGACGTGGTGACCTTCACCATGGGGAAACACCCGATGGTGCTGCTGAGCCACCCGGACCATGCCAGGCACGTCCTGGTGGACAACGCGGCCAATTACGCGAAGTCACCGGAGGCCAGGCGCAACCGCCGCTTCGGCCGGGGCCTCTTTCCCGCGGACGGTGAGCACTGGCGGAGGCAGCGGCGCATGGCGCAGCCGGCCTTCTCGCGCGAGCGGCTGGCGGGGCTCGTGGACACGCTGGTGGACAGTACCCGGTCGATGCTGGCGCGCTGGGAGGAGCATGCCCGCGGCGGCGAGCCCCTCGAGCTGTTGAGGGAGATGTCGCGCATCACCCTCTCGCAGATGGGCCGGGCGGTGCTCACCGAGGACATGAACGAGACACGGCCCCGCGTGCGCGACAGCATCCGGTTCATCATGACCCATGACAACCGGGACCGTTCGCTGTGGGATCTGATCCGCATCCCCCGTCCGAGCTGGCGGCGCTACACCAACGCGCTCGCCGCGTTGGACGAGATGATCTACGAGCAGATCGCCAGGAGGCGCCAGTCGCCGGGCGAGTGGGACGACATGCTCTCGCTGCTCATGGCGGCCCGGGACGTGGAGACGGGCGAGGGCATGAGCGACGAGCTGCTCCGCGACGAGGTGATGAACCTCTTCGTGGGAGGGCACGAGTCCACGGCGACCGCACTGGCGTGGACGTGGTACCAGATCCACCGCCATCCCCAGGTGGAGCAGCGGATGCGCCAGGAGATCGCCGAGGTGCTGGGCGAGCGCGAGCCCGGTGCGCAGGATCTGCCCAACCTGCGCTACACCACGCAGGTGTTTCAGGAGTCGATGCGCCTGTTGCCGCCCGCGTGGCTGGTGGGACGGGTGGCGATGGGGGCGGACCGCATTGGCGGCTGGGACATTCCACCGGGGACCATGGTGGGAATCTGCACGTACCTGCTGCACCGGCACCCGGACTTCTGGGAGGACGTGGAGACGTTCGACCCGGAGCGCTTCGATCCGGAGCGCGTGGCGAAGCGGCACCGGCAGGCCTACATGCCGTTTGGCGCGGGCCAGCGACTGTGCATTGGCAACCACCTGGCGCAGATGCAGGCCACGGTGGTGCTGGCCATGGGGCTGCGGCGCTTCCGGATGGAGGTGCGGGACAAGTCGGCGCTGGTCCTCAAGGCCGGCCTGACGCTGCGTGCCCGTCACGGCATCCAGGTGCGGCTCGAGTCGCTCCCGGCGAGGGAGAGCACGGCGCGGCAGAGCGTCGGCTGA
- a CDS encoding DUF4265 domain-containing protein, with protein sequence MNTDDMVKVVFKLEKDEDDYPPANYESVWAFPVGEGLFQIDNIPFFVTGIALGDVVSAISAGGELRFQKVVRPSGHSTLRLIIYDKNEVPIVRKLLEERGCTSEGSHIPGLISVDVPPSVSLAELRAMLDEGEAQERWGYEEACLASPGEGDKGLR encoded by the coding sequence ATGAACACGGATGACATGGTGAAGGTTGTCTTCAAGCTGGAGAAGGACGAGGACGACTACCCTCCCGCGAACTACGAGAGCGTCTGGGCCTTCCCCGTTGGAGAAGGGCTGTTCCAGATCGACAACATCCCCTTCTTCGTCACGGGAATTGCCCTCGGAGATGTCGTCTCGGCCATCTCAGCTGGAGGCGAGCTCCGTTTCCAGAAGGTCGTACGTCCCTCTGGACACAGCACGCTGAGGCTCATCATCTACGACAAGAACGAGGTGCCCATTGTCCGTAAGCTCCTCGAGGAACGAGGATGCACGAGCGAGGGCAGTCACATCCCAGGCCTGATTTCCGTGGATGTTCCCCCCTCCGTATCCCTGGCTGAGCTGAGAGCGATGCTGGATGAAGGAGAGGCTCAGGAGCGGTGGGGGTATGAGGAGGCGTGCCTCGCCTCGCCCGGGGAAGGTGACAAAGGACTCCGTTGA
- a CDS encoding DUF4280 domain-containing protein, translating to MAIQVVTGATLQCSFGVAPSTLVVPPANKVLASTPAANILDNKPMVNIPPFGMCQSMANPMVASATAAAMGVLTPMPCIPVTAAPWAPGCPKVLIGNMPALDSNSKCMCNWGGVIQVVNPGQTAVQDG from the coding sequence ATGGCCATCCAAGTCGTCACGGGAGCCACGCTCCAGTGCAGCTTCGGCGTGGCGCCATCGACCCTGGTGGTGCCACCGGCGAACAAGGTGCTCGCGAGCACGCCCGCCGCCAACATCCTGGACAACAAGCCGATGGTGAACATCCCGCCGTTTGGGATGTGCCAGTCCATGGCCAATCCGATGGTGGCCTCGGCCACGGCGGCGGCGATGGGTGTGCTCACCCCCATGCCGTGCATCCCAGTGACCGCGGCCCCGTGGGCCCCGGGCTGCCCCAAGGTGCTCATCGGCAACATGCCGGCCCTCGACAGCAATTCCAAATGCATGTGCAACTGGGGCGGCGTCATCCAGGTCGTCAACCCCGGACAGACGGCGGTGCAAGATGGCTGA
- a CDS encoding MBL fold metallo-hydrolase yields MSQPARYLKQNVVAEPLYNQWYAWWFLISPATAPLFVANHHVKIMESFVANPAVHVAALKSPALMGGPYINYGVERARDIQELLQRTLKEQASSLRFAQAVAELDKLLLTANGFSLEEMYKKVPDILQGYVELTYDLNNRASPRFFESLLYRGPHYKESSQSLAMRLIHGDARPYVFSTPRLDTEDGSIHVNVPYRHEAIDRLFAMRRTPGEVEPVREALGIQGKDAELFSTFFTEEAPRPAPRYDGPGVRIRYFGHACVLIETREVSILTDPVISYDFPTELPRYTYADLPEHIDYALITHGHADHLMFEPLLQLRSRIGTLVVPASSGGGLADPSLKLMLQHTGFRRVVALSEMESLEVPGGSITGLPFIGEHGDLNIQAKMAHLVQLEGKSLLMAADSNALEPRLYDHVHALVGDIDVMFLGMESEGGPLSWMYGPLLTTPLPRKMDQSRRLNGSNAERAIEIVRRLNPKQVYIYAMGREPWMGHVMVMGYHENSPQLVESRKLLDYCRGKGVTADLPYVQSEILLP; encoded by the coding sequence ATGTCCCAACCCGCGCGCTACCTGAAGCAGAACGTCGTCGCCGAGCCGCTCTACAATCAGTGGTACGCGTGGTGGTTCCTCATCTCGCCCGCGACCGCGCCGCTCTTCGTGGCCAACCACCATGTGAAGATCATGGAGTCGTTCGTGGCCAACCCGGCCGTCCACGTGGCGGCGCTGAAGAGCCCGGCACTGATGGGCGGCCCGTACATCAACTACGGCGTGGAGCGGGCCAGGGACATCCAGGAGTTGCTGCAGCGCACGCTCAAGGAGCAGGCCTCGTCGCTGCGGTTCGCCCAGGCGGTGGCGGAGCTGGACAAGCTGCTGCTCACGGCCAACGGCTTCTCGCTGGAGGAGATGTACAAGAAGGTGCCGGACATCCTGCAGGGCTACGTGGAGCTGACGTACGACCTGAACAACCGGGCCTCGCCGCGCTTCTTCGAGTCGCTGCTCTACCGGGGTCCGCACTACAAGGAGTCGTCACAGAGCCTGGCGATGCGGCTCATCCACGGGGACGCGCGGCCGTACGTCTTCAGCACGCCGCGTCTGGACACGGAGGATGGAAGCATCCACGTGAACGTGCCCTACCGCCACGAGGCGATTGATCGGCTCTTCGCCATGCGGCGCACGCCGGGCGAGGTGGAGCCGGTGCGCGAGGCGCTCGGCATCCAGGGCAAGGACGCCGAGCTCTTCTCCACGTTCTTCACGGAGGAGGCGCCGCGTCCGGCGCCCAGGTACGACGGCCCGGGCGTGCGCATCCGCTACTTCGGCCACGCGTGCGTGCTCATCGAGACGCGCGAGGTGAGCATCCTGACGGATCCGGTCATCAGCTACGACTTCCCCACGGAGCTGCCGCGCTACACCTACGCGGACCTGCCCGAGCACATCGACTACGCGCTCATCACCCACGGTCACGCCGACCACCTGATGTTCGAGCCGCTGCTGCAGTTGCGCTCGCGCATCGGCACGCTCGTGGTGCCCGCGAGCAGCGGAGGAGGCCTGGCGGATCCCTCGCTCAAGCTGATGCTCCAGCACACGGGCTTCCGCCGCGTGGTGGCCCTCAGTGAGATGGAGTCCCTCGAGGTGCCGGGAGGCTCCATCACGGGCCTGCCCTTCATCGGCGAGCACGGGGACCTGAACATCCAGGCGAAGATGGCGCACCTGGTGCAGTTGGAGGGCAAGTCGCTGCTGATGGCGGCGGACTCGAACGCACTGGAGCCGCGCCTGTACGATCATGTCCACGCGCTGGTGGGCGACATCGACGTGATGTTCCTGGGAATGGAGTCGGAGGGAGGGCCGCTGAGCTGGATGTACGGCCCGCTGCTCACCACGCCGCTGCCGCGCAAGATGGATCAGTCGCGGCGGCTCAATGGCTCCAACGCCGAGCGCGCCATCGAGATCGTCCGGCGGCTCAACCCGAAGCAGGTCTACATCTACGCCATGGGCCGCGAGCCGTGGATGGGTCACGTGATGGTGATGGGCTACCACGAGAACTCGCCGCAACTGGTGGAGTCGCGCAAGCTGCTGGACTACTGCCGGGGCAAGGGCGTCACCGCGGATCTGCCGTACGTCCAGTCCGAGATCCTCCTGCCGTGA
- a CDS encoding AMP-binding protein, whose translation MSFDFRTILQQVEEAAPAPGLPDWLRRSWTDPEGFAAALSPAHAGRGAPFKSRTGQHHDFFHDLIVRHAASDRIALRTYDRTRGWRTLSYRQLHDQAARLATAWEQRGVKPGARVCLLFHPGPELWVGLAAALGLGACISLLPPVGRSFVSRRLAALAPQHVAAEPHQAPFLGPYAKCLLPTTGPATPALASYSYKPDEPVGLLFSPLVDSPSTPVPLKAGDAWLGALVDGALTFALAPGDHLAAPGFHLLQHLPALLFATLLRGATFLHLEPSDLEERPTLLTEYPVRALGVTPALRDLLLRTRTRLEKVGGWFRNPEAPLDWEAWRAWVKQCGLTSVPCANVLVDATAGGAVLCSLRRVGDVHTEAAPAPGRRWALKDLNRSGQRAAGDSGLFTLLPAEGRPPGHVVLSCIRQRYHYAGTREPRHEGRVVPAAEVTEALEGMDPPCATSLLTVPTGGVSGELRTVLLVFTGHPPRDPALFLADMRRRIELQLGPEHIPDRFEVFPLYPRLKEGRVSDAWCHAQYLTGSLYHKASEPLFQTLTALRAQVRQAASPPNTRK comes from the coding sequence ATGTCCTTCGACTTCCGCACCATTCTCCAACAGGTCGAGGAGGCCGCCCCCGCCCCGGGCCTCCCCGACTGGCTCCGCCGGAGCTGGACCGACCCGGAGGGCTTCGCCGCGGCCCTGTCTCCGGCCCACGCGGGCCGCGGTGCACCCTTCAAGAGCCGCACGGGCCAGCACCACGACTTCTTCCATGACCTCATCGTCCGCCACGCCGCCTCGGATCGCATCGCGCTGCGCACGTATGACCGGACCCGGGGCTGGCGGACCCTCAGCTACCGCCAGCTGCACGACCAGGCGGCACGGCTGGCCACGGCGTGGGAGCAGCGGGGCGTCAAGCCGGGAGCCCGGGTGTGCCTGCTGTTCCACCCCGGCCCCGAGCTGTGGGTGGGCCTCGCCGCGGCGCTGGGGTTGGGGGCCTGCATCAGCCTGCTGCCGCCCGTGGGCCGGAGCTTCGTCTCGCGCCGCCTGGCCGCGCTCGCGCCCCAGCACGTGGCGGCCGAGCCCCACCAGGCGCCCTTCCTGGGGCCCTATGCGAAGTGCCTGCTGCCCACCACCGGCCCCGCCACGCCCGCGCTCGCCTCCTACTCCTACAAACCGGACGAGCCGGTGGGCCTGCTCTTCTCTCCCCTGGTGGACTCCCCCTCCACCCCGGTTCCCCTCAAGGCCGGGGACGCCTGGCTCGGCGCGCTGGTGGATGGAGCGCTCACCTTCGCGCTGGCCCCGGGAGACCACCTGGCCGCCCCCGGCTTCCACCTGCTCCAGCACCTGCCCGCCCTCCTCTTCGCCACGCTACTGCGGGGCGCCACCTTCCTCCACCTCGAGCCCTCGGACCTGGAGGAGCGCCCCACCCTGCTGACCGAATACCCGGTGCGCGCGCTCGGCGTCACCCCGGCGCTGAGGGACCTGCTGCTGCGCACCCGGACCCGGCTCGAGAAGGTGGGCGGCTGGTTCCGCAACCCCGAGGCCCCCCTCGACTGGGAGGCGTGGCGCGCCTGGGTGAAGCAGTGCGGGCTGACGTCGGTGCCCTGCGCCAACGTCCTCGTGGATGCGACGGCGGGAGGCGCGGTGCTCTGCTCGCTCCGGCGCGTGGGGGATGTGCACACCGAGGCCGCGCCCGCGCCGGGCCGGCGCTGGGCCCTGAAGGATCTCAACCGGAGCGGTCAACGCGCCGCGGGGGACTCGGGCCTCTTCACCCTGCTGCCCGCGGAGGGCAGGCCGCCCGGCCATGTCGTCCTCTCCTGCATCCGCCAGCGGTACCATTACGCGGGCACGCGGGAGCCGCGGCACGAGGGACGGGTCGTTCCCGCCGCCGAGGTGACGGAGGCGCTGGAGGGAATGGACCCGCCCTGCGCGACCTCCCTGCTCACCGTGCCCACGGGAGGTGTGTCGGGCGAGCTGCGCACCGTGTTGCTCGTCTTCACCGGCCATCCCCCACGAGATCCGGCGCTGTTCCTGGCGGACATGCGCCGGCGCATCGAGTTGCAGCTCGGCCCCGAGCACATCCCCGACCGGTTCGAGGTCTTCCCGCTCTACCCGAGGCTCAAGGAGGGCCGGGTGAGCGACGCGTGGTGCCACGCGCAATACCTGACGGGCTCGCTCTACCACAAGGCCTCGGAGCCCCTGTTCCAGACACTCACCGCGTTGCGAGCCCAGGTGCGGCAAGCCGCGTCCCCCCCGAACACGAGGAAATGA